DNA sequence from the Pungitius pungitius chromosome 3, fPunPun2.1, whole genome shotgun sequence genome:
TGGGGGTTCATTAGATATGTATTTGTGCAATAGAACGTAAATAACCTCCATCTCTATTTACGttttcctcgttttttttattttttttatgacaaCTACTTTTTAAGTTATCCGACATTGAAATAACCCAATAACAGAATACAGGCTCTTGACCGGAGGTTGAAAAGCTCCTAGTCTCTGTGGAGGGTTTCAGCAATTGTTAAGGGGCTTTAGTGAGCTTAAGAGATGTTGgaatgtgtatttttattttactttggacAGGCCCAGTATGCTCAGCTTACACATCCTTTCCTGCGCTTTTATCTaaccacagacagacagatactTGTGAAACAAGTGTACAAACTGTGTGGACTAGGGACTCTATGCTAATGTGTGTGACTTTAAATTTGGCACAATTTAAGTGTTGACATGAACTGTGTGCTATCCACGTCCACGGGATAGCGTGTGCATACGTGTGCGTTGCCATCACTATGTGTGATTGATGTCGGCATCGTAGCACCCATTGAGGCCGTTGTCCACGCTCAGCTCTCTCTCTAACTGGTCGGCTGCGGCCGACATCACGTTCTGAACAATGGCCACCGCTGCCTCTCGAAGatccctcttcctcatctcctcctcctcctcctcatcctccccctGCCCCTCTCCCTGGTCACATGGATCTGCGCTATCGTGGACACCTCCGTTTTTTggagactccgcctccctcccttccccctggTCCTCCTCCCTGCTAACGGCTAGTGCTAGCTCAGGCTCTTGACCGCTGCTTTTGGTCTGCTTACAGGTACCGTTTGTTAGAgctgctgcttgttgttgttgactgaTGTTAGTATCTCCTTCTTTGCAGCGGCTGCTGTTTTGTGTCTCATCAGCGTCCTGCTCGGCGCGCTCTAACTCACCGCTGTTCACGGCTGTGGCATTGATGATCTTGGCGTTGGTCTCCTCTTTCGCTGCTCCTGCCTCTTTGCTCTTCTTCACAGGGCTGCCCGCCGTCTTCTTCTCGTCCTCCTGGTGATTGTGTTCGGCGCTTTCTTCCCCTGTGCCGTTCTCGCAGCCGTTCTCGCCGTTGGTCACTGGGGCTTCAGCTGGCAGCTTCTCCACCTCCTTTGGCGCTTCCCCTTCGCTCTCGGCTGCCGGCGTCTTCTCCTCCCCTGCATCGTTGTCATTGGTCTCCTTGGCCGCTGGGTCGGCTTCCCCATCAGCAGCTCCTTTCTCCGCCGCCTcgtctccctctgctccctccgcggcctccccctcctcgtcctccttggCGCCCTCACCCATGTCCACACTTGTGGACTTTCCCTTTCGCAGGATGAAGTTCTTCAGGGAAACTGCACGGCCAATGTGGGAGCGCTTGGCTTTGGCTGACTTGTTGCCTTCTTCTGCTGTTCCATCCTCACCTGCAGGGAAGAAGAAAGTTCAGGTCAAAGCTCGCTTACAACTAATGAGATTTTCATTTATCACCGGGGAAATATCCGCTGAATGATCAGTCACAAATGAATAAGTGAGTTTACGGTTTCTAACAAGAGTAATGATTAACATACTGGTAACTGCATTCAAGACTGCCTTAATTAACTTTTGGCCACTAGAAGGGGAAGAAATAGATATAGGGACGCCTGTCATGTGCTTATTAAATACATATCCCAAAAATTAAGGCGgaaattagaaagaaaacaaaagttgtTCACGTGATTATGCTCCTATAATCAGGGAGGGGGATTTCCAAGTGTTTTGTCATTTTCGTCGCTTCTTACTGTCTGTCGCCAGTATTCAAATGACTCCTCACAGTGTGGTGTTTCTTCTTGGTCGACCATAGTGCTCATAAAGCCCAAGGACAGAAATGCCCCTTTACATCCTACTTCGACCTTTTGTTGTGCCCTTAATGTGGGGGTCACATCCCTTGATACAGCTGGATCAGACTATCATCTGATTTACACTTTACACCAGTCACATAACTGTCCATCCTAGCACATTGCAACATCATATACATCatatctttttctctctctctctctctctctctctctctctctctctctctctcttttagggGTAGGGTTAAAACACAGTGCATATAGGTTCCgcttgatttctttttctttaatttacatttatttacttaGGTGCAGCCATATGATTTGGTCTTTATAACTTGTTTGCAATTGTGTTGgttattattgtattgtattgtatttgagTGTTTGATTTGGTGATGAAGTCACCAACCAACCcaaacacagtcacacagtcacactcaAGTTTGCACATTTTTCTACATGCAGTTTGTTCTGTTGACTAGAatttcatatacatatattgaaTATTTCATTCAGGACAATGTTCAATTACATTACCCCCCCCATCTTTAGCAAATAGCTGTTCGTTATAAACATGTATTGTGTGTGGGCACGGTTTGAATGGTGTCCATGGCAATCTTTGTGTATGGCTTTCTCTAAAAGGATCAAACGGCTCTTTAATGAACTCTGACAATTATTCAGGGGAATCATTTCTTTGGCAAATCTGCTTGCAGCCCACAGATGTCTCAAATGTGACAACAACCAGGTGCTGGGTTTTGGTTCACAACGTGTGTCATCTAACCTGTGGCAGCAGCTGcagtcgcctcctcctccccagtgGGAGCACACTCGGTGTTGGCCCGTTTGGACTTGGGGATGACGCGCTTCTTGAAGGAGGTCCAGATCTCGTTGGCATGTTGCGTCACCGTcacacctcctgctgctgttgccttttcctcctctcctccctctgccttttcctcccctccctccgtcttaacttcctctgctcctccctctgcgttagcctcctctcctgcttcttctccttccgCCGCATCTTCTGGCTTGGCGTTGTCGGCAGAGTCTTTGTCGGAACCCTTAGCCTTACCGCTGATGCCGACCATGGACGTGTCCCTCTTCAGGCCCTGGAAAGTCCAGGAGCGTTTCAGCTTCCACCTCTTTTGTCCCGACTCCTTGGAGTCCAGCGTGGAGGAGTctccgcctccctctcctccttcagctgcatCCTCCTTAAGATCCTctacgcctcctcctcctccgctcttcTTGTGAGCCTTCTGAGCCATGAGCTTCTTGAAGGAGTGCCAGCGTTTCATGTGCTTGGTGGCTGCCGAGGAGGACGATGCTTTCTGCTCTGCCTCTGCGCCTCCTTCTGCGCCTCCTTCTGCGCCTCCCTCCGCGCCTCCCGCTGCTGCTCCCTCCTCAGCGGCGGAGTCTGCAGTGGCGTTGAGTGCCTCAGGATCTTCCAGGCGGTCCAGGGACTTGGATCGGACCTTGACTTGTTTCTGGGGTTCTGCGCCGTCCTTCTTCTCAGTGCTGCGATGGGAGAAGATCCTCGCCACCGGCTTCCGGATTAAGTCTCGAACTGTGGACTTGCCCTCTGACGCTTTGGCCTTCTCtgctttcttctcttcctccttctctccattttCTGGAGCTTTCTCTATCGCTGCATCTCCTTctgcccctccctctgctccgacctcagctgctgcaccctcctcacctcctttctccccctctttctcccctgcTTCGGTTgcattctcctctcctcctcctcctcctccagcagctgtgctttggtctttcttcttccttcctcccatcACCTTTCCCAGGCCGCTCTTGTTGAGGAAGGAGTCCAAGAACGAGGTCTTGGGCTCAGTAGAGGAGGCGTTTTCCAAGCTCGGAGGAGAAGCTTCCTCCCCGCCGGCTGCTGCCTCAGCATCCTCGACTCCTGTCACCGCCGCTGTGTCGTTATTCACTGTCTCGTTGTTATCAGCAACTTCGCTGGTCACAGCGGTGGCATCTTTATCGACGACTTCAGTGTTGACAATCTCTGACTTTGCGCTGGCATCTTCAGCCTGTTGCTCGGCCTCGGCTGCCTGCTGCTTGCTCTCTGGGGTTTTCCCGTCTTCCTGGACCACCGGCGCCGCGCTGGCCTCTGTCGCCGCCATTTTCGGAAAAGGAGAGGTAACTGGCCACAAAATCAAAAGGTGtgttctttccttccttccctggCCTTCtgccctcctctgcctctctttttCAGGTTTTTCGTTCCTCCCGCTGTGATGGAGCTCTCAGGTCATGGAGAGCACGGTGGAGAACAGTGATGAGGAGGAAAGATACTCAGCATCCTACTAGTCCTCCGAAGTTCTGCAGAGATACGAGGGAAGAGGGgtagagagaggaagaagcgCAGATGTTTAATAGCCTGAATCAACACTCAATTAGTCCAGTCTAGACTGTGCATTGAATGGGGATGGAAGTGTAACAAAATAGAGAATCTCAGAAGGGAAATGCAATGCAATTATGGTGATTTCTATTCAATCACACTCCCAGATTTCATACCCTGCGTTATCTGCTCTACGGGCAAcacacttttacttttttaaatgacacgtCCCAAGAGGTTTTAGAAGACGCCGAATTTCCTTAACACAGCAGCAATAAAAAGGCCCTGCTTTCAAGCCTCATTACGTATTCCGCTCACAGCTGGATGTTTAACGTTCATCCGCTGCTGGTTCAAAACCACAGATGGACTATATTGGACTATAATTGTATTGTTACAATTATAATTGTAACGTAAAGACTGAAACCTTTTTCAGACTCTTCTTCGTCGGTATACCTCCGAGAAACACGCACATCTTTTCAACACATCATCAGGCTTGATTTCCTGAATTTGGCAAAGATGCTCGAAAACGGTTCCCAACCCGGTTTAATGTTAAAGGTGCGCATAGCAAAGTGCTTAGGAAATGAGTGAAGAGGGACAATTTTCAAACTTATTAGAAATGtctgaaaaacatttcacatttataATGACATGTCACCTGGTGCAACAGAGGGgctcattgtgtttttaatggggCTCCATGGCACAGACCATTGTCTGATACACAGACGATACATCTTATTTGGATCAATGTATTGCTGTTTTTTAGGCTTTTCGTGGGATTTGTGGACAATACGAAAAAAATGAGATCTCCTTTAAACGCTGCTGCTTGGTGGTAACACCTTTAAAGAATTTAATGAATGAATCAGCAGATCAATGAGCTGTGAGTCACACGCTGATGAGAGACTGTGGAGAGTCCAGACGTTTAGTGAACAGTCACACACCCGAgaaggtgagtgagtgagtcacACTGCAGAAGGCAGCGAGACGCAGACAGCGAGGCACTCTGGGAGAGAAACAATCCCTCAGGGGAGACCCAGGGGAGAgtgagggaggaaaaaacaccGCCAGACAAGGAGGACGGGAGAGGTGTAAACACATACATCACATGCTCTGGATAATCTCACTACGTTGTTGCCACAACTGACCAACTGGATGGCTCACTGGTCTCACGGCCTGCCTGCAATATGGCTGGATATTTCACACAGCTCAAACCGATAAATCCTTCAGAAGACACCTGAATAAAACTGGAATGGCTGCCTCGGCCAACCAGTCAAGTTGCCGTTTACATAAATGCTTATCCaaatcatttgatttattaGTCAAACCAGCCTTCGTGGATcgtgtgttattgtgtctggcaCTTGAAACAACACTGCCAACCACCACACCAAGGCCTttataacaaaaacacagagctgCTACTGGCCTGAAGGATGGTCTTCTGTGCTCTGTGGCTGGCCTGTTCAGAGGGTCGAGTGGCAGCCAGAGTGTGTTTTATTAACTTCATGGCAAGCGGGATGTCAATAGCATGGGATTTCTCTTTCTCGCTGTTTTAGCACGTGTACTACAAGGTTTAAATACACTTTCTGTTGTTTAAGGGGGCTGCAGTCCTGATGCAAGATACAAATGACACATCTACACGCAGAAAAGCTGGACACACTTTTACTACACAATCAATCTATATTAGAATCCAAACGTTATTCAGCATGTGCAAAGAAATGGGCATATATTATACACCTGCGTCTGCAGATGCCTGTTGCTCAGAGTTCTTTGGACTTCGGCAGTGAGCACGCTGGAGCTACTAAACGCATTCCCATGTCTTCAGGTGGGGTTTGAAGTTggtgttcattcattcaggaaCACGGTTGCTCCGGCTGTTCCTCCATACAGTCACATTAGCAGCTAAATTGATAGCaggaaaatgatgaggaaaaaacaagatcacagtgtggtggcgggcgtggtttcagcccggctgcaggtgggagagagggggagtggctcggggaacagtgccaggtgaaaacaataacaatcacctggggataatgacgtgtgtgtgtgtgtgctctcccctacataacagtgaggcgggggcgagcgagaccgagcgagcgagcggcgttcctgcgagcgAGAGCAAGCAATAAATATATTGAAACTCACCACCCTGTtgtcgtgtgtctgtgtccggagccatACCGACGCACACCGTACACAcaggtttttccttttttcaaaaaagggggaaagaCTTCATTACCTGTCAATTTTTCCTTGGAACGTACCAGCTGCTCTAAGCTCGACATGAGGTCAGACTGAGGACACATTTCATGATTAGACAGGTGTGCAGAAGCGAGAAAGTAGGTGTGACGCTTCCCCCAACAATTATTAAGTCACCTGTCCACCAAACCTCCGAAGGTGTGCGAATAAATCTTGTCGGGCagataacagaataaaatattaTCAAACACGTCCCCAGACCTTGAATCCAAGATTCTACCCAAGGCGGATTATTGGACGTTTGGATCCAGCTGAAGCTGGAGTCCCAACCATGACAATCAACCATAAATTCACTGGTTTTGAGTCATTAAAAAGCATTCCGGATTAACTGAACAGCAAAGACTGAGAAATAAAAATCCCCCAAATTGCAGCTTCAAACCAAAGTTATAGTAACATGCGAGTTTCTCCTGAAGAAACAGCTGCTTCTCTAAGCTGTTTGAGTCACGTTCAGCCACACGAGACAAAGCTCCACCACGGGcgtctttgttttgctttcgCTTTATTTTGGGttgattttatttgttcttGTTGGGTGAttacgctgctgctgctgcacaagcAGAGGAGCATTAGCGTGGAGGATGTGAGGCTGAAGCCCCGAGGTGTTGTAACGGCATCAGAAAGAGGAGGACGACAAAATGGAGGGATGgggtgttcgggggggggggggggatttcaggatgggaggaggaggagtggtgcAGATATGGGCTCATTGCGAATCGTCACTGGTACAGttgctctgtctctctgcctcggATTCTTCAGCTCcatctgtctttgtctccgcCCTTCCTCTGCTTGTCTCTACGTCTTTCTCTGTCCGCCTCATTTGACCTACCTTTTCTGTATCTCATTCCATCACTGCTgagtctctctttcttttctttacccCTTGCTTATTCATCTATTTGGATTTCTTTCATTCCCTCTCAGTTGTTTttggtctcccttttctttttctacctttttgttatcattgttaTCCTCTCTCGCTATCTTTTTTTGTCCTAATCGTTTATATACTCCCAACCATTTTTCTGTATATATAACTATTCGTGCCCATTGATGTTTCGCCCTGCTAACACTCTTATCTCTCTTATTATTATCTCTTAATATTATCAGTCTTTTAGTTTCTTTCTGTCTGACTGACTCGGTCTTCAGTCCAAAATTCAGCATGTTTGATGATTTGACCAAATCAGAGGAAAGACCATAACATGTTCCCGTAGCTTTAAAAGAGCATCAAAGACACATGTCATGGGACTTTGACAGATTGAAACCAGGTTCCCATAACTGGGGATAAATATGCTGCTGATCTGTCCAAAAATCCAAAGTTGTTTCTTTggtaaaattatatatatttagggctgcaac
Encoded proteins:
- the si:ch211-137a8.4 gene encoding uncharacterized transmembrane protein DDB_G0289901: MAATEASAAPVVQEDGKTPESKQQAAEAEQQAEDASAKSEIVNTEVVDKDATAVTSEVADNNETVNNDTAAVTGVEDAEAAAGGEEASPPSLENASSTEPKTSFLDSFLNKSGLGKVMGGRKKKDQSTAAGGGGGGEENATEAGEKEGEKGGEEGAAAEVGAEGGAEGDAAIEKAPENGEKEEEKKAEKAKASEGKSTVRDLIRKPVARIFSHRSTEKKDGAEPQKQVKVRSKSLDRLEDPEALNATADSAAEEGAAAGGAEGGAEGGAEGGAEAEQKASSSSAATKHMKRWHSFKKLMAQKAHKKSGGGGGVEDLKEDAAEGGEGGGDSSTLDSKESGQKRWKLKRSWTFQGLKRDTSMVGISGKAKGSDKDSADNAKPEDAAEGEEAGEEANAEGGAEEVKTEGGEEKAEGGEEEKATAAGGVTVTQHANEIWTSFKKRVIPKSKRANTECAPTGEEEATAAAATGEDGTAEEGNKSAKAKRSHIGRAVSLKNFILRKGKSTSVDMGEGAKEDEEGEAAEGAEGDEAAEKGAADGEADPAAKETNDNDAGEEKTPAAESEGEAPKEVEKLPAEAPVTNGENGCENGTGEESAEHNHQEDEKKTAGSPVKKSKEAGAAKEETNAKIINATAVNSDQKAGNV